The Flavobacterium galactosidilyticum nucleotide sequence TTTATGAATTGTTAAACTTGGCTTATGGTTGAATTAGTGAATGCAATTGCGGTTATATGTTACGATTGTGCCATTGCCATGCAAACAATACTAATTCTAGCTCCAGGAATTTTTAATAACGCTCGAGAACAAGCTTCAAGGGTAGATCCTGTGGTGATTACGTCGTCAATTAGTACGAAATGTTTATTGTGATCTTTCTCTGAATAAGTAACGTCAAAAACACTTTCAATTCCTTCTGTTCTGCCCAAAAGATTTTTCTTAGATTGTGTTTTCGAATATTTATTTCGAACCAAAAGGCAATCATTATAAGGTATATTTAATCTACCAGAAAGTGCTTTGCCAAACGTTGTTACCTGATTGTAGCCCCGCTCTCTGAATTTTCTTGGGTGTAAGGGAACTGGGATTATTTCATCTACTGTTTTCATGAATTCCATACAACTTAAATCTTCAGCATACCATTCGCCAACAATGGAGCCTATTTCTTCATGCCCTTTGTATTTTAAATTATGAATGAGCTGTTGTACAATTCCCTTTTTATGAAAATAAAACAATGCCGATGCATGCAGTATCGGAACTCTTCCATAAAACTTTTTTGAAGCGTCGTTATCAGGACTCAAATGATGATTTGTAAGAGGTATATCATGTCGGCAAACGGTGCAAATTACATTTTCATTTGTGAGTAAAAAGGAGTTGCATCCGGAACAGACTTTTGGGAAAAAGAGATTTAGAATGCTTTTAAACATATAATCAGAGATTTAATTGTAAAAATAAGCAAATCGATGTTTGAATCTTCAGCAATTTACTTTTTTTAGAACATCGCTTTTTATATTTTTGCACCACTATGGCAAAACAAGAAGATTTATTTAAGAATGTAGTTTCGCACGCAAAAGAGTACGGATTTATTTTTCCGTCAAGCGAAATCTACGATGGTTTAAGTGCGGTATATGATTATGCACAAAACGGAGTGGAGTTAAAAAAGAATATTCGTGAATACTGGTGGAAAGCGATGGTTCAAATGAATGATAATATTGTGGGTCTAGACTCATCAATTTTAATGCACCCTACAACTTGGAAAGCTTCTGGTCACGTAGATGCGTTCAATGATCCGTTAATTGATAATAAAGATTCGAAAAGAAGATATAGAGCTGACGTTTTGATTGAAGATTATGCTGAAAAGTTAAATCAAAAAGCAATTAAGGAGATTGAAAAAGCACGTACTCGTTTTGGTGATGCCTTCAATGAGGAGGAATTTGTAACGACTAATGCACGAGTGATTGAATACAAATCAAGAGAAAGAGAAATTCTAGAAAGAATGGGACGTTCACTTGGAAATGAAGATTTAGAGGATGTTAAAGCCTTGATCGAAGAGCTAGAGATTGCTTGTCCTGAATCAGGTTCACGAAATTGGACAGAAGTACGTCAGTTTAACTTGATGTTTGGAACTAAGTTAGGAGCATCATCAGATACTGCAATGGATTTGTATTTACGTCCAGAAACAGCACAAGGTATTTTTGTTAATTTCTTGAATGTTCAAAAATCAGGACGAATGAAAGTCCCTTTTGGTATTGCACAGACGGGAAAAGCCTTTAGAAATGAGATTGTTGCTAGACAGTTTATTTTCCGTATGCGTGAATTTGAACAAATGGAAATGCAATTTTTTGTTCGTCCAGGTGATGAAATGAAGCATTACGAGTTTTGGAAAGAAGCTCGATTGAAATGGCATGTGTCTCTTGGTTTAGGAAGAGAGAATTACCGTTTTCATGATCACGAAAAGTTAGCACATTACGCTAATGCAGCAGCAGATATTGAGTTTAATTTTCCTTTCGGATTTAAAGAGTTAGAAGGAATTCACTCTCGTACTGATTTTGATTTAAAAGCACACGAACAATTTTCAGGAAGAAAATTACAGTATTTTGATGCTGAATTGAATCAAAATTATGTGCCTTATGTAGTAGAAACTTCAGTAGGGTTAGATAGAATGTTTTTAGCTGTTTTTGCCACTTCATTAAAAGAAGAAACGTTAGAAGATGGTTCAACAAGAACAGTATTAAAATTGCCATCCGTTTTAGCACCTACAAAAGCGGCAGTTTTACCGTTGGTTAAAAAAGACGGTTTACCTGAGATTGCACATAAAATTATTGAAGACTTAAAATGGGATTTCAATGTGTCTTACGATGAGAAAGATGCAGTAGGAAGACGTTATAGAAGACAAGATGCGCTAGGAACTCCTTTTTGCATTACAGTGGATCATCAAACTGTCGAGGATCAAACGGTAACTATTCGTCATAGAGACACGATGAAACAAGATCGCGTAGCTATTTCAGAATTAAAATCAATTATTGAAAATGAAGTTTCAATGAAAAATTGGTTGATGAAAATGTAATTATATTTTGACTTTAATGCAAAGGCTTCTCGATTTCGAGAAGCCTTTGTTGTTTAATAATGGATTTGTTCGACTCATTTTAATAACGACCGTGAAAACATCAACCGGCGGTCAGATTAACGGAAAATTGTCAAAGCTTCATAAAATTAAAAGAGGGCAAGCCGACTCACAAAGCCAAAGCTTTTGCACCACATTTAATTTTACCCCAACACACCAAGCCCACCCACCACAGCAATGATAGAAACTTTGCTAAAAATTTTGGCATCAGGAACAGAATGACTAAATTTGCCAAAAGTGTCAAGAAATAAATTTCAAGATTATGAAAGAAACATTTGGCGAATATATTCACAACCTTAGAACAGACAATGGTTTGACTCTAACCAAACTAGCGGCTGCATTAGACATTGACCAATCTACACTTTCAAAAATTGAGAATGGCAAAAGAAATGTACCAGAGGAGATTTTACCAAAACTCTCAATTGCTTTTAATCTTGACTTAAAAGAATTAGAACACGAATATTTGAGTGAAAAAATTGCGGAAATGATTTATCCGCAAGAAGAAACTCAGAAACTATTTTTAGCTGCTGAGGAGAAAGCTAAATATATGAGAATTAAAAACCAACAACAAAGTACAATAAAGTTTTAACTATGATAGGAGTATCATTATTTTCAAGTGCAGGCATAGCAGAAACTTACTTTGACGAAGTAGGAATAAATATTGTTGCAGCCAACGAATTGGTTCAGGAAAGAGCCGATTTGTATCAGGCGTTATATCCTAAATCTAAAATGATTGCAGGAAGTATTTTAGATGAAAATGTTTTCAATACACTTGTAGAAAGTACACCAAAGAAATTAGATTTTTTAATTGCTTCACCGCCTTGTCAGGGAATGAGTGTTGCGGGAAAAAATAGAAATATTGAGCAAATG carries:
- a CDS encoding glycine--tRNA ligase; this translates as MAKQEDLFKNVVSHAKEYGFIFPSSEIYDGLSAVYDYAQNGVELKKNIREYWWKAMVQMNDNIVGLDSSILMHPTTWKASGHVDAFNDPLIDNKDSKRRYRADVLIEDYAEKLNQKAIKEIEKARTRFGDAFNEEEFVTTNARVIEYKSREREILERMGRSLGNEDLEDVKALIEELEIACPESGSRNWTEVRQFNLMFGTKLGASSDTAMDLYLRPETAQGIFVNFLNVQKSGRMKVPFGIAQTGKAFRNEIVARQFIFRMREFEQMEMQFFVRPGDEMKHYEFWKEARLKWHVSLGLGRENYRFHDHEKLAHYANAAADIEFNFPFGFKELEGIHSRTDFDLKAHEQFSGRKLQYFDAELNQNYVPYVVETSVGLDRMFLAVFATSLKEETLEDGSTRTVLKLPSVLAPTKAAVLPLVKKDGLPEIAHKIIEDLKWDFNVSYDEKDAVGRRYRRQDALGTPFCITVDHQTVEDQTVTIRHRDTMKQDRVAISELKSIIENEVSMKNWLMKM
- a CDS encoding helix-turn-helix domain-containing protein, with the translated sequence MKETFGEYIHNLRTDNGLTLTKLAAALDIDQSTLSKIENGKRNVPEEILPKLSIAFNLDLKELEHEYLSEKIAEMIYPQEETQKLFLAAEEKAKYMRIKNQQQSTIKF
- a CDS encoding ComF family protein; this encodes MFKSILNLFFPKVCSGCNSFLLTNENVICTVCRHDIPLTNHHLSPDNDASKKFYGRVPILHASALFYFHKKGIVQQLIHNLKYKGHEEIGSIVGEWYAEDLSCMEFMKTVDEIIPVPLHPRKFRERGYNQVTTFGKALSGRLNIPYNDCLLVRNKYSKTQSKKNLLGRTEGIESVFDVTYSEKDHNKHFVLIDDVITTGSTLEACSRALLKIPGARISIVCMAMAQS